In Nostoc edaphicum CCNP1411, the sequence TATCCCCAGTATACAAAGCACGTCCGACAATCACACCAGTCACGCCTTGAGGTTCTAACGCCAACAAACTCAACAAATCGGTGACAGAACTTACCCCGCCAGAGGCAATTATCGGGATGGAAATTGCCGCTGCAAGTTCTCGCAAAGCTTCCAAATTCGGGCCTGTGAGTGTACCGTCTCGGTGGATATCTGTGTAAATTATGGCGGCTGCACCCAATTCTTGCATTTGTACAGCTAATTGGGTTGCTAAAACTTCTGAGGTTTCTAACCAACCGCGAGTTGCTACTAGGCCGTTACGGGCATCAATACCGATGATAATTTGTTCAGGAAATTCTTGACAGAGTTCTTGTACTAGCTGGGGTTGTTCTACGGCGATAGTGCCAAGAATTGCCCACTGTATGCCGAGATTGAATACTTGTTGCACGCTGGTGCGATCGCGCAATCCTCCACCAATTTCAATGGGAACTGACACTGCATGAGCGATCGCTTCAATTGCCCTCAAGTTTACTACTTTACCTGCTTTGGCCCCGTCCAAATCAACTATATGCAATCTGGTAGCACCTTCATCTACCCACTGTTTGGCAACATCAGCAGGATTTTCGCTAAAAACTTGCGAGCGATCGTAGTCTCCCTGATACAGTCGCACACAGTGACCTTCTAGTAAATCAATCGCTGGAATTACGTCCATTTAATTTTTCCTCTAAACTCAATGCAATCAAAACGCTAGCTATATAGCGGTTTTCGATAAGCGTGAAGTACAATTTTGACCTCTCTCCTAAAAGGAGAGAGGCTTTGAATTGTTCCCCCTTCCCGCCTTCGGGAAGGGGGTTAGGTCTATTTGCACACCTGTACCTCACCGGATTGAAAATGGCTATAGCTGAATTTACTATTTTTCATTTTTTATTTGTAATTGCCGTACAGCTTGTCCAAAACCCAGCACAAGCAAAATATTTGAAAGCGTCAAAAATACTTCTGCACCACCGTGCAACCAATCTACATTGGCTAAAGACTCGCCATAATGCAATTGGGCGTAAATTCCGGCGGGGATGGTGATGGCAACAAAGACGAGAGTGCCGTAAAATCCATACAGCGCTAAACGCGGCATTTGCGGACTACGGCTGATAAACCACAAGAAACCCAAATAGGGAAACAGTGAAAGTGCAAACAGGGTTTCTTTAGAAATCATTGCTCTGATTTGATAGGTTCTGGTTCAACAGTGTTAGAAGATTTGGTAGAACGCCAAATCAAATACGCCGCTGCCCAAAGCGTAAAATTACCAACTAAGGTCATGGTAGCTTGAAGCGTTACCATCCATTCTAGAGATTCGGCGTTGTCGAAGTAATGCCAGGTACAGGCACACATAGCGCTGACTAAAGCTGGTAACATGGCAAGGGATAATCCCCACCAATTGCGGTTATTAGTCAGTTCGCCGTAAGTCCAGATTAACCAAATGGCGACAATCCACTCAATAACGCTAGAAACATGAATAATCCAGGTGGGAATCGATAAGACGTGCATAAGAAAGTTAGGAGTTAGGAGTTGGGAGAGACGCGATTAATCGCGTACAGGAGTTAGAGGTTGTTTGAAAAGTGTTTCGCTGTGACTTTAGGCACTTTTAGATCCCCCCTAACCCCCCTTAAAAAGGGGGGAACCGGAATCAAAGTCCCCCTTTTTAAGGGGGATTTAGGGGGATCTAAAATTTTTGATATCGGTTAAGAGGACTTTTTAAACATCCTCTTAGGAATCCTTTTTATCTTCCTTTGTTACGAAGTTTGAAAATAAAAATTGTGAATTACTCTACTATTTATCTGTAACAAGTACAGATGTTTTGTATAAAAAAGTTGTTAATCTAAAATCCAAAATGGTCAAGATGCGGGCGTTATTGTCTGGGTATTACGGTAAAGGTAATGGTGGTGACGAAGCTTTATTGGCAACGCTTTTGCAAATGTTACCATCTCACGTAACGCCTGTGGTGCTTTCTGGTAATCCAGAGGAAACCCGCGATCGCTACAATGTAGAAACCTGCGATCGCATGGCTCCTTTAGCTGTACTGCAAGCTTTACGCTCAAGTGATGCCTTGATTTGGGGCGGTGGCAGTCTTATTCAAGATGTTACCAGTACCATCAGCCCATTTTATTATGGGGGACTGATGGCATTGGCGCAGAAAATGGGTTTGAAAACTGTTGCTTGGGCGCAGGGTATTGGCCCGTTACTGCGTCCGCAAACTCGTTGGTTGGCACGGCAAACCTTTGGTAATTGTACCAAAATCAGTGTCCGCGATCGCGCCAGTGCGGCTTTATTATCTGATTGGCAGATTCCTTGTATCATAGCTCCTGACCCGGTTTGGGCGTTGGAATCTAAACCAGTTCCAGGACTTTGGGATTTACCAGCGCCGAGAGTTGCGGTAACGTTGCGATCGCATCCCCAACTTACAGAAACACGTTTAGCAAACTTAACTCGTGCTTTGGTTGACTTTCAAAAAGCTACGCAGGCTTTTATTTTATTACTGCCATTTCAAAAAAGTGAAGATTTAAGTATTGCCGAAGCTATTCAACCACATCTTAAAGATGTCAGCAAGATTTTATGTCTGGAAGATCCACAACTTTTAAAAGGTGTGTTTCGCGGTGTCGAAATGGCAATTGGGATGCGTTTGCACAGCTTAATTATGGCTGCATCTGTTGGTTGTCGCTGTTTTGCTCTTAGTTATGACCCCAAGGTAAATCGTCTTATGGAAGACTTGGAAATGCCTGGGTGGGATTTGGCGAGTTTACCCGATGACCCCAATTTAATTAGTCTGACTTGGATGGAGCACTATGCTAACGGTGATCCGTTATCACCAGAGCAAATAAAATCTTTAGTAGATAGGGCATTAATACACCGCGAGTTATTGAGCCAAGCTTTTTTATGAGAAGGAGTCAGAAGACAGAATGGGCTACGCCCCGCTGCGCTAACAGAATTCAGAATACCCCATGCCTGAAGTCAGGGGTAACAATCGGAAAGAATTTAATATCACGCGCGTTTAAAATCGGGTGCTTTAAACCTCGATTCTCCATCCAGTCGGACAGAATCCATTCTGGATTCTGGCTCCTGAATTCTTCTTTGGTAATAATTAACTTAAAAAGGGGGGTTAGGAGGGATCTAAAAGTGCTTATAGTTATAGCGAAACACTTTTCAAACAACCTCTAACCTACCGAGCCAGCCTTCCCTATCTCTCCTAAAAGGAGCTACGGTGTATTCTCTTATAGTTGGAAGGGAGTAATTGTCAAAATTTTGTAAATTGATTATGAAAATACTTAAGTATCCTTTCTTACGAAAAACTTCAGGGATATTATGTAGAAGATACATACATAATTGTTGCTAATGATCAGCTTTGGCTTTTGGAACCTACTTATAATAACTGTTGTTGCTTTAGTTCTCAAAAATAATTGGCGATTAGATGATGAAAAAGTAGCCTGGAAAAATTCTTTATTTTTAAAATCCCCTGTAATCCAACGGTTGATGCAATTTTTTCGTCAACCAATTGTTAGCTTTCTGATCCAAGCAGGTGTTGTCTTAGTCGTTACAAGATTCCTTTGTTATACAGGTTGGCTAGTTTATTTACTAAATCAACCAGATCCACCCTTATGGGATTTTAAGTGGTTTTATGTAGCGAGTAAATTAGCTCATCAGCATTTGAGTCCCTTTAATGCCGAGATTTTTAATCGAAGTTTCTGTATCCTAACTAATGCGTGTGGCTTTATTCCACCCTTTGTCTATCCACCTAATATTATTCCTCTTATTTGGTTTGTCGGTTATTTTTCGAGTAGTACTGCATTTAGTATCTGGATTGGAATGCATGTATTAGCAATCGGTTTGGCCTTATGGGGAGCTAATATCCTGCTGGAGTCTAAGTCGCTAGCTTTCAGAACTATTTGTACAATCTCGGTTGCATTGATTTATGGTTTAGTTCGCGATCTTCAAGTTGGTAATATTGCCATATTCGTTGCAGTTTTGATCTTATGGATGTTTATCTGGGCTAAAAAAAATCAGGATATTCCAGCAGGAATTTGCTTAGGTATTGCTGTTTGTAAACCAACATTAGCTGCATTATTCATTCTGTATTTTCTACTTAAAAGACGGTTCTCTTTAGTTTTTGTATCTGTTGTCACAGGAACTGCTCTAGTATTTTTAGGTCTAGCCTTGACGGGCAATTCTTTGACACAATTCCTACCAGATGCATCTCGTGGATTTTCACTCTGGCTAAATGATCCATCGAATAGTCCCTATCTTTCGATTAGTCGCATCGATTTGAAGGTGGTGGGCCCAAGATTATTTCCCAATAATCCATTCTTTGCCAAGCTATTTTCAGACTTAATTGTTCTGATACTTGTTGGTTTAGTGGGTTGGTATTGGTATTTGCAACAATCTCTCACAGCCTGGGCAAAGGAAATATACTTAGCAGAATTGGTACTAGTTTCTTGCTTGAGTATTGCCATTAACTATTCACAGCAAACTGGTTCTGTGATGTTAATACCGGCTGTGGTTTTTTTGCTAAATGATTTGCTGTATCAAATTAGGCATTGTAAATTTTCTAGAACAAGAATGTCTGTTTGGTTAGCAGGAGTTTGCTGTCTAGCAGTGCAAACAGCGGTAATTCATGGCTGGCTTATCGGCTCTCTAGCAAAGCACTGGAAGGTGAAAGCAGGGGAATTGCCATACATTATAAAAGTAACTATTTTCGCCCTACCGAGTTATGCCATTTTAGCAATCACCGTCAGTATTTTAGTCTTAGCAATTAGCTCCCTGCGTCAAAAACCGATTCTGAAATTTCAACCTTTGAATCGGGTGTCAATTTACCGCTAACAATACCTGACCATTGAACTTTTTTCTCTTTCTCTCGGCGGTAAGAAAAGAAATGCTCTGGAGTTTGGAAAGTACAATAAGGTGCGATCGCAATTTGTTCTGCACTAATCCCCAAATTTTCCAGTTGTAAGGTATTCACTCGTCGGACATCCAGCCGTACCTTGCCAGGATTGGGGTCTTCTTGCAAAGGTGAATTTGGTAACTCATATAATACAGTGATAATTTTTTCTTCGCTTTCGTGTGGTATAATGCTAGCCCCGATTTCCGCAGCCACTTCAATCGAGACTTGGTAAACCTCACCAGCGATCGCGGGGCCCATCGCAATGCGTAAATCATCGAGTTTACTGCCTTGAGATTGTAGTCGAGCGATCGCTTGGGGGACAATCTTCTTGGCAGTTCCCCGCCAGCCTGCGTGTAATGCTGCCACTCGTCCAGTTTTCACATCCCCAATCAGCACGGGTGTACAATCTGCACTAGCAACCCAAACAGCTTGTAGAGGCTGCTCACTCATTAAACCATCCGCCGACGCTAAATCCTCCTCAGCAGAGCTTAAGAAGCTTTCAACTTCTTGGGGGGTGAGAACAGTATTGCCATGAACCTGCTTTAAGCGATAGACTGATGCCTCTGGTTGCAATACTTCTGTGATAACTTGTGGCGATCGCGGCCAAAACTGCTGTGTAAAGAAGCCGTGATGCCAATGTTCCAGAATACTACAAGTTAGATAAGGCAGTCCTTCCCAATTGCGCCAGTGCCAAGTGTGCATCTTCAACCAAACCTAAACAGAAATCACTCATCAGCCAATCAATGCTAACTTGAACAACGGAATTTGGGTTAACTGCTGTGGGATTTAATCTGCAAAACTTGGAAGCAGCCTTGCAAGCAGGGCGTCAGTATACATATTTACCATTTTCCCTTCACTTTTTTGAAAGCGTCTCCTCAACTAACCAAACCCTCTGGGACTTACTCAACCAAGGGGCTATTTCAGGAACAGTAGTAATTGCAACTCAGCAATCCGCTGGGCGGGGACAATGGGGACGCCAGTGGATTTCTCCGGTTGGTGGATTATATGTTTCCGTGGGGATTTCTTTTGACCACAAAATAGAAGCTACTGACAGCTACCAGCTAACTTTCGCTAGTGCTTGGGGAATTGCGTCTCAATTGCGCCAATCCGGTATAGATGTTGGGATAAAATGGCCCAATGATTTAGTTTTAAATGGTCGCAAACTAGGCGGCATTTTGACAGAAACCAAAGTAAACAAAGGACAAATCACCCAAGCAGTAATTGGTGTTGGCATTAACTGGACAAACCCAGTACCAAAAACTGGAATTAATCTAGAATCGTGGCAAACATCCCAAGATTTCAGACCAATTTCTTGTCTGGAAATGCTAACCTCTATCGTCTTGCGGGGAATAGAATCCGGTATGGAGTGCCTTTGTCAAGAAGGAGTAAGCATACTCTTGTCTCGCTATTTAGACTTGCTTACAAATATGGGCGATCGGGTGTATGTCAATAATCTTTCAGGTACAGTAGTTGGGGTAACTTCTCAAGGAAATTTACGAGTTGATTTAGAAACAGATGATACAAAGGAACTAATTACACCGGAAATTTATATTGAACCCGGTACAATCAGTTTGGGGTACCATAAATCTTCCGTTTAAATTTGAGGTTTGTTCAAAATTTCGCTCTTTGGGCAAGACAAACCACTAGCATCATCTCTTTAGGCTAATTACACACAACTGAGAGAACAAATGACGCAGCGCAATAATTCTGCCCCTCATCGTTTGCATTACTTATGGCAGCAAGGTTTAACGAAAAAACGTTTTGCCTCAACCCTACCAGCCCAGAGCCTCTGTTGGCTGAGTAGCGTTAGCCTCCTGGGCGGCGGCTTTGTGTTTGCCCAAACGGAAACACAAATAGACAACATCGTTCCCACTGTTGAAAGTTCCCAGCCAACAGCATTTACAAATCCAGTTAAAAAGCAGACTGTTGCGCCCCAAGCCGCGCCAGCACAACCGGAATTTTCCCAACGGCGAGCCAGACTCAAACAAAGATTACGCCAGCCAGAGGTTGCTCAATCAAAAGAGCCAGTTAGGCAGTCTACACCCAAAATTGAAGCTGCTGAACCTGTTGTGATTATCAGACAGTCAAAGCCCAAGGTAGAAGCCTCCCAGGTTACTCCTACAAGGGTGAGACAGGAAAAACCCAATACTCCTGCCCGCTCTTTACCTGAAAAACTCCCAGAAGTTGCTCAACCATCAAATAACTCGAACAATACTGTTAGGGCAACGGCGGGGAAAACCAAGGATTATAATAACGCCTATATTGATCCTAATAGTTATGACAGTGGTGCAACAGGTACTTATCAAGCACCAAATTCTGTAATTCTCACAGAACGTTCCAGTGGTTGTCGAGCCATTTTGCCTTCAGGGCAAAGCGTATTAGGCAGCGTTTGCGCCAAAGTACCCCAAAGGAGTGTAGCTGATTCTAATGGTAAAATAGCACCTAATTGGCTCAAAAGAAGTCAAAATGCCCAATTAGCAAACGTTCCACCTGGGCGGCAAGTTGCAACTACTGGCAATACCAGCAGATGGCGTGCTGCTCAAAGTGGTTCTAGCGGTGTCACCAAGAGCGGATTTCGCCCTAATCGGTTTATCCCCACTCCCGGCGAATTCAGCCCCACAACAGTAAGTGCAACTCCCATCGCACCCAGTGGCGGAACTTTACCACCACCAATGGCAGATGGCAATATTGCACCCCGCCCCAGCAACGTAGCTTACGACTTCTCACTAGCATCAGTATTGCCGCAAATCCCCTATACGGGAAGAGTTGCATATAGTGGTACGGGAATGATGTATCCCTTGTCTATTCCCGCTTCCATCACTTCTGTATTTGGTTGGCGAGTTCATCCAATCACAGGTAATCAACGGTTCCATGCTGGTACAGACTTGGGTGCGCCCACGGGTACACCAGTTTTGGCCGCTGCTGCTGGTCAAGTGGAGACTGCTAACTGGTTGGGCGGTTATGGTTTAACCGTTACCCTGAATCATAAATCGGCTCAACAAACCCTCTACGGTCACATGTCAGAAATCTTTGTTCAACCCGGTCAGTGGGTAGAGCCTGGAACTGTCATCGGTCGAGTTGGCAGCACAGGCAACTCCACAGGCCCTCACCTGCACTTTGAAGTCCGTCATCTGTCACCAAATGGGTGGGTTGCTGTTGACCCAGGCGTGCAGTTACAAAGTGGCCTCAGTCAGTTAGTACTAGGCTTACAAACTACTCAGGTAAGCCAGAAACCAGGTAGCTAGAAGAAGCAGGGGGGCAGAGGGAGCAGGGGAAGCAGGGGAAGAATAACTAATGCTCCATTCCCCATTCCCCATGCCCAATGCCCCGTGCCCAATTACAAATACCCGTGTTCTGCTAAGAATGCGGGTGTAATGCTATCTATACTAGTTTCATCAGTAGCTATGGTGTTTGGGTTGCCAGAATAAAGGAATTTTTCCACGTATTTGCCGAGAATATCCCCTTCTAGATTCACCAAACTCCCCGGAACCAAGTAGCGAAGATTTGTCTCGGCGTATGTGAGGGGAATTACAGCCACTTTGAATTGGGATAGTTCTGGGTCATAAGCTGCTACTGTGAGGCTGATGCCATTGACGGCAATGCTACCTTTGGAGACAATGTAACGTGCGATCGCATCAGATGCAATAAAGCTCATTTCCCAAGAACTAGCCGTTTGTTCTGCCACTAGCAATCGACCGATGCCATCTACATGACCCATCACAAAATGGCCGCCAACTTTGCCGCCTACCCTTAGCGACGCTTCCAAATTGACATATCTCTGTTGCGTTTGCTCGCCTCCCAAAGTCGTGCGGCGGAGAGTTTCTGGTGAAGCGGTGGCGATAAACCCGTCTTTTAAAACTTTTTCTACTGTCAAGCAAACACCATCTACTGCAACGCTGTCACCATAAGCCAAATCTTGCATAATTACTTCACCCGAATGGCTGACGCAAGTAATTTGCCAAGAATCGCCCCCTAAGGGTTCCATCTTTCCTAATGCTTGGATTAATCCTGTAAACACGGCTTTTTTGTCAAACTATCTCTATTTATTGCCTAAATTTGGCTGAAATCAATTGGTAATTGTCACATAAATCTCGAACATCCAAGTATATTTTCTGACTTTTTTTCGTATAGGGATATTAACACATTAGCATCCTTCACAAGGCATACTTGGGTAAGAAGGTTATTGTCTAAGAAGACCAATTTGACTTACTCTGGTTTTCACCACAAGTTCGGAGTTTAATAGAAGCAATTATAGAGAACGAATGCTTATGTTTATTACTGTCGCCAAACCGCCCAAAAAGGGGTACTATTTGTTACACAGCATCCAAGGTTCTCAAAGCATTGTAGAGGCCTAGCCAATGATTGAAATGAAAGTCGCTGGCATAGCATTAGATGCCATAACCCGCAGCCCGATCGTCCTTTTGAAAGATTCTTCAGATCGGCGGGCTTTGCCAATTTACATCGGTCAGGAACAGGCTAGGGCAATTATGGGTGCACTGGAGAATCAGAAGCCTCCCAGACCCTTAACCCACGATCTGATTGTGAATATTCTAGAGACTTGGAACATGACTCTAGAAAAGGTAATTATTCATTCCCTGCAAAAGGATACATTTTATGCAGCTTTAATTGTCCAGCAAGGCGAAGTCAAAAAGGAAATTGACGCGCGTCCTAGCGATGCGATCGCCATTGCCCTCCGTACAAATACTCCCATTTGGGTAATGGAAGAAGTAATTGCCGATGCTTCTATCCCTGTTGACCGTGATGCCGATGAAGCTGAACAGCAAGCCTTCCGTGAATTTATTTCCAATCTCCGTCCTGAAGATTTGATTAAGCGCTTTGGTAATGGCGACAGCTAGGAAAGTGCTGAGTGCTGAGTTCTGAGTGCTGAGAAAGAATAGAGAATCTAGAGAATAAAATAATTTCTTTATTCTTTCTCTGTTCATTTCATTTTTGTAGAGACACTATTAATCGTATTTCTACTCCGCACTCACTACTCAGGAATCAATTTATGCAATACCGACGCTTTGGGAAAACGAATCTGCGCCTCTCGGTTTTTTCTCTGGGAACAATGCGCTACTTGGCTGATTTTGAAAATGCTCACCAGACGATCGAACAAGCCTTAGCGCTAGGAATTAATCATTTAGAAACCGCCAGAGGTTACGGCAAAAGTGAGGAGTATCTTGGTAGGGCGCTAAAAGCTGGGTTGTCAGTACCCCGGACGAAGCTTCACATCACTACCAAAATTTCAGCCACAGCAGATGTTGACACCATGCGTCGGTGCATCGACGAATCTCTAGAACGATTACAGCTAGATTATTTAGATTGCTTAGGCGTTCATGGCTTGAATACTTGGCAACATTTGGAGTGGGTACAAGCCAAAAATGGCTGTATGCAAGCTGTGGAAGAAGCTGTTGCTGATGGTCGAGTGCGACACGTTGGTTTTTCTACCCACGGACCACTAGAGGTAATTCAGGCAGCAATCAATACAGATTTATTTGAATTTGTCAATCTGCATTATTACTATTTTTTTCAACGGCACGCAGCAGCGATTCAACTAGCTGCCGAAAAGGATATGGGCATTTTCATTATTTCCCCTGCTGACAAGGGAGGACGCCTGTACACGCCACCCCAAATCTTAAAAGACCTGTGTCAGCCGTATTCACCCCTAGAATTGAATTATCGATTTTTACTTGCTGATCACCGTATTACTACTTTGAGTATAGGGCCAGCAAACCCAGAAGAATTAAGGGAACCTTTGCAAGTTGCTGACCATGATGGAGAGTTAACATCGGCAGAAATTTCTGCTTTTTGGCGTTTAGAAAATCACCAAAAACTTGCTTTGGAAACTGATAATTGTAGCCAGTGTTATGCTTGTTTGCCCTGTCCAGAAAATATCAATATTCCAGAGATATTGCGATTACGAAATCTCGCAGTGGCATACGACATGAAAGATTACGGGCAATATCGTTACGGAATGTTTGAAAATGCCGGTCATTGGTTCCCTGGAATGAAAGGCAACCGCTGTACAGAATGCGGTGACTGTTTGCCTCGGTGTCCAGAAAAGTTAGATATTCCAGCCTTATTGTCAGATACTCACCAACAATTAAGTGGGAAAGCAGGTAGGAGATTGTGGGGTTGACACTCTCCGGTCTAAAGACTTACTGTGTAAACACGAGTCGTAAAACCTCATCCACATTGGCTTGAATCTGGTAGGGTGCGTTATGGACTTATATGTATAACGACGTATAACGCCCCCGTTCACCCGCCGCAAGCAACCTCTCGGACTCAACAAAGAGACTCTGTACGGTCGGTGTACAACGGGATTGTTAGACCGTACCTCAGCGATCGCTGCCAACTAACGCTCCTGTCTTCATTTTATCCAACTTGTTTGGGACGAACTTCAAATTCAGAACGCGCACGGAAGAAACGAACATCAAACTCAAAGAAGAAATTAGCTTGCCCCAAGATTAAAGGCACATTAGGTGTTTGTGTCCAAGCAAATGCAAGATTAATGGTGGGGAATGAACTGACTTGAGCATCAACAACGACTGCACGAGCTTCAAATCGAGCCAAGTTCCCAGCCAATAGAACTGAGAGAGTTTCATCCTCCCAAATTAAGCCCAGTTGTAAACCCAACTCATAGGGCAAAACATTAACGCTTGCACCTGTATCCAATAAACCTTCAGTGTTTAGAGATTGACCATCAAGACTGAGCATCAAAGGTAGGTATGGCATTTAATCAACCATGCCAAGGCTGCTATCAATGATTTTGTAGGGAAATTTTTGAGTGTCAACCATTCTTCTCTTGCTGCTTTGTCGCCAGAAGATTCATCAAGACATTAGCAGCCTCAGAACAATTGTACGGCGACCAGACTGGATACTCCCGGTTCGCAACAAAGAAGTTTGCATCTTCTTCTTTGACCAGTTCTGTGGCAAGGAACTGCATTAGCCGAAGCTTGTCAATTTTTGAAAGTTCCTGGATTTGTGACATGAGTTCAGCTAATGGCATTTGAGAATCTCCTCGTTTGAGGGCTGGTGAAAGGAAGCGATCGCCCTCTCATTTTAGCCTTGCGATCGCATCCACGGTTGCAGCTTAAAGTGCAATCTGGCTTCTGATTAGTACTGCCAGAAAGTAATAATGCTGGGTTTCCTGTTGTCAACCCAGCCTACGGCATAACACACCATACAAAACTAGTTTTTAGGTTTCAACTTCGGGGTTTTCAGCCAACATTCTGATAAAAATGTAAAATTTATAAAGATTAAATAGAGTCAGGAAGATCAAGCCAAAGCTGGGGTATCTCGCCAAAAAAAGATGAAAATTAAAAAAAAAGAAATATCCTACGTCAATCATTGACGGTTTTCCGCTACAGTG encodes:
- a CDS encoding aspartyl protease family protein, encoding MPYLPLMLSLDGQSLNTEGLLDTGASVNVLPYELGLQLGLIWEDETLSVLLAGNLARFEARAVVVDAQVSSFPTINLAFAWTQTPNVPLILGQANFFFEFDVRFFRARSEFEVRPKQVG
- a CDS encoding aldo/keto reductase → MQYRRFGKTNLRLSVFSLGTMRYLADFENAHQTIEQALALGINHLETARGYGKSEEYLGRALKAGLSVPRTKLHITTKISATADVDTMRRCIDESLERLQLDYLDCLGVHGLNTWQHLEWVQAKNGCMQAVEEAVADGRVRHVGFSTHGPLEVIQAAINTDLFEFVNLHYYYFFQRHAAAIQLAAEKDMGIFIISPADKGGRLYTPPQILKDLCQPYSPLELNYRFLLADHRITTLSIGPANPEELREPLQVADHDGELTSAEISAFWRLENHQKLALETDNCSQCYACLPCPENINIPEILRLRNLAVAYDMKDYGQYRYGMFENAGHWFPGMKGNRCTECGDCLPRCPEKLDIPALLSDTHQQLSGKAGRRLWG